A genomic stretch from Sinorhizobium terangae includes:
- the visR gene encoding transcriptional regulator VisR has product MVHFVTGGRPEDDGRLGRNGRAARAATLVTRLQAMQRQINAKNFAVLRVNGRGTPAARKLTCVLHNWGTACEANARDLIGIYGEELLAHLDRSLLPVLWDGLGEHQAAEAADFRPFAQRLAGRKLAYSGIAFPVRLGAQGNGYVVFTSSYIDASSEQVVELHAQSCHIMTDMLAADERRLFQAEALSDREIACLQMAGDGHISEEIAEKMGLSVHTVNAYLGAATTKLDSVNRIQAIAKAIRLGYIS; this is encoded by the coding sequence ATGGTTCATTTCGTCACAGGCGGTCGCCCCGAGGATGATGGCCGACTGGGCAGGAATGGGCGAGCTGCGCGTGCGGCCACCCTGGTGACACGGCTGCAGGCGATGCAGCGGCAAATCAATGCGAAGAATTTCGCGGTCCTGCGCGTCAACGGCAGAGGCACGCCTGCGGCGCGCAAGTTGACCTGCGTTCTTCACAATTGGGGCACTGCGTGCGAGGCGAACGCGCGCGATCTCATTGGCATCTATGGTGAGGAACTGCTCGCACATCTCGACCGGTCCCTGCTGCCGGTCCTGTGGGATGGCCTCGGTGAGCACCAGGCCGCCGAAGCCGCCGATTTCCGCCCGTTCGCGCAGCGGCTGGCGGGACGAAAACTCGCCTATTCGGGAATCGCCTTTCCGGTCCGGCTCGGCGCCCAGGGCAACGGCTATGTCGTCTTTACCAGCAGCTATATCGACGCGTCCAGCGAGCAGGTCGTCGAACTGCACGCGCAGAGCTGCCACATCATGACAGATATGCTCGCGGCAGACGAAAGGCGGCTGTTTCAGGCGGAAGCGCTCAGCGACCGGGAGATCGCCTGTCTGCAGATGGCCGGCGACGGGCACATCAGCGAGGAAATTGCCGAGAAGATGGGTCTCTCCGTGCACACGGTGAACGCCTATCTCGGGGCGGCAACGACGAAGCTCGACTCCGTCAATCGCATCCAGGCGATCGCCAAGGCGATACGCCTCGGTTACATCAGCTGA
- the fliN gene encoding flagellar motor switch protein FliN encodes MAPKKAAPIQEQAAFAVEDTELDQAIDDLRGVLKKDGEQATDFGADFGSTGALDMATEFGGDFGGTSDTASAFGGDFGADSFGGDFAGAGMNGAFDAGGSFGGGFDAAEPAIEAAPGSGMTANLDLIMDIPIDVQIVLGTSRMQVSGLMGLSEGATIALDRKIGEPVEIMVNGRVIGRGEITVLEGDVTRFGVKLIEIKGSKNS; translated from the coding sequence ATGGCACCCAAGAAAGCAGCACCCATCCAAGAACAGGCCGCATTCGCCGTCGAAGACACGGAGCTCGACCAGGCGATCGACGACCTGCGCGGCGTTCTCAAGAAGGATGGCGAGCAGGCGACGGATTTTGGCGCCGACTTCGGCTCCACCGGCGCGCTGGACATGGCAACAGAATTCGGCGGCGACTTTGGGGGTACCAGCGATACTGCAAGCGCATTCGGCGGCGACTTCGGGGCGGATAGCTTCGGCGGCGACTTCGCGGGCGCCGGAATGAACGGCGCCTTCGACGCCGGCGGCAGTTTCGGCGGCGGCTTCGATGCCGCCGAGCCGGCAATCGAAGCCGCGCCAGGCAGCGGCATGACGGCCAATCTCGATCTGATCATGGACATTCCGATCGATGTTCAGATCGTGCTCGGCACCAGCCGGATGCAGGTTTCCGGGCTCATGGGCCTCAGCGAAGGCGCAACGATCGCGCTTGACCGAAAGATCGGGGAGCCGGTCGAAATCATGGTCAACGGCCGGGTGATCGGTCGTGGTGAAATTACGGTACTCGAGGGCGACGTGACCCGTTTCGGCGTCAAGCTCATCGAGATCAAGGGCAGCAAGAACTCATAG
- the flhB gene encoding flagellar biosynthesis protein FlhB: MSEDQDKDSKTEAPSEKKLSDAADKGNVPFSREVTVFASTLAIYIFVVFFLSDGAASVAEALKDIFEQPEAWRLDTSTDVVALISHIILKSAALLVPIFVLLIIFGVGSSTFQNLPRPVLDRIQPKMNRISPAAGFKRIYGVQGLVEFGKSLFKIVIVSTVVVLVLWNDYFATLDLMFSDPVTIFTAMTSDLKQIMIVVLLATAVLAIVDLFWTRHHWYTELMMTKQEVKEELKQSQGDPIVKSRLRSIQRDRARKRMISSVPRATLVIANPTHYAVALRYVREENDAPVVVAMGQDLVALKIRELAEKNGIPVFEDPPLARSMFAQVSVDSVIPPVFYKAVAELIHRVYAAQPQQKRVT; encoded by the coding sequence ATGTCGGAAGATCAGGACAAAGACAGCAAGACCGAGGCGCCATCGGAGAAGAAGCTCTCCGATGCCGCCGACAAGGGTAACGTCCCATTTTCCCGCGAGGTGACAGTGTTCGCCTCGACGCTTGCGATTTATATCTTCGTCGTCTTCTTTCTGTCGGATGGCGCCGCGAGCGTCGCCGAGGCCCTCAAGGACATTTTCGAGCAGCCGGAAGCCTGGAGGCTGGACACATCGACCGACGTCGTCGCGCTGATTTCGCACATCATCCTGAAATCGGCGGCGCTGCTCGTCCCGATCTTCGTGCTGCTGATCATCTTCGGCGTCGGATCGTCGACCTTCCAGAACCTCCCTCGCCCAGTCCTCGATCGCATTCAGCCGAAGATGAACCGCATATCCCCTGCGGCCGGCTTCAAGCGCATCTACGGCGTGCAGGGATTGGTCGAATTCGGCAAGTCCCTGTTCAAGATCGTCATCGTTTCGACCGTTGTGGTCCTCGTTCTGTGGAACGACTATTTCGCCACGCTCGATCTGATGTTCTCGGATCCGGTGACGATTTTCACGGCCATGACGTCCGACCTCAAGCAGATCATGATCGTCGTGCTCCTGGCGACGGCCGTGCTTGCGATCGTCGATCTCTTCTGGACACGGCATCACTGGTACACGGAACTGATGATGACGAAGCAGGAGGTAAAGGAGGAACTGAAACAGTCCCAGGGCGACCCGATCGTCAAGTCGCGGTTGCGCTCGATCCAGCGTGATCGGGCGCGCAAGCGCATGATTTCCTCGGTGCCGCGTGCCACATTGGTGATCGCCAACCCGACACACTATGCCGTCGCGCTCCGATACGTCCGCGAAGAGAACGATGCACCGGTTGTGGTCGCCATGGGCCAGGACCTTGTCGCGCTCAAGATCCGCGAACTTGCCGAAAAAAACGGCATTCCGGTCTTCGAGGATCCGCCGCTCGCACGCTCCATGTTTGCACAAGTCTCGGTGGATAGTGTTATTCCACCGGTGTTTTACAAGGCAGTCGCCGAACTCATTCACCGGGTTTATGCAGCTCAGCCGCAACAAAAACGGGTGACGTGA
- the visN gene encoding transcriptional regulator VisN gives MDISQAGAVWPLQTAAPHRSGREISREQLIRRLAETAERGGFANALTALTDYVGATHYLLARHELSQDGGLDSVVCSDWPFDVVRRLAGIVVGLNAKTTELEKCLAVLQPCFHTMPDDIDLPRGVSREYCAIVFNVGRARFSLMLLFPADVILSQEGLRDIALLAAYVASLKTSVDARHERECELTEREIECLFWIAEGKTSEEIAVILGISRNTINNYITSVMRKTATRTRSEAIAHAVRNNLV, from the coding sequence ATGGACATTTCGCAGGCAGGGGCCGTCTGGCCTTTGCAGACGGCGGCGCCGCATCGAAGCGGTCGGGAAATTTCAAGGGAACAATTGATCCGGCGACTCGCTGAAACCGCCGAACGTGGTGGTTTCGCAAACGCACTTACGGCGCTGACCGATTACGTTGGTGCCACCCACTATCTGCTCGCGCGCCACGAGCTTTCGCAGGACGGCGGGCTTGATAGCGTCGTCTGCTCCGATTGGCCGTTCGATGTCGTGCGGCGGCTGGCCGGAATCGTCGTCGGCCTCAACGCCAAGACGACCGAACTGGAGAAGTGCCTCGCGGTCCTGCAGCCGTGTTTTCACACGATGCCGGACGACATAGACCTGCCTCGCGGGGTCAGCCGGGAATATTGCGCCATTGTTTTCAATGTCGGACGCGCTCGCTTCTCGCTGATGCTCCTGTTCCCCGCGGACGTCATCCTGTCGCAGGAGGGACTGCGCGATATCGCGCTGCTTGCCGCCTATGTCGCAAGCCTCAAGACCAGCGTCGATGCGCGGCATGAGCGCGAATGCGAACTGACCGAGCGCGAAATCGAATGCCTGTTCTGGATCGCCGAAGGCAAGACAAGCGAGGAGATCGCCGTCATCCTCGGGATATCGCGCAACACCATCAACAACTACATCACCAGCGTGATGCGAAAGACTGCGACGCGAACGAGGTCGGAAGCGATCGCCCACGCCGTTCGCAACAATCTGGTTTAG
- the cheD gene encoding chemoreceptor glutamine deamidase CheD yields MTTAAAAGRRVHVIQGEFKVVNDPDIVLSTILGSCVAACLRDPVIGVGGMNHFLLPGSATTGGDATRYGVHLMELLINGLLKQGARRDRLEAKIFGGAKTIARFSNVGEQNAAFARQFLLDEGIRIVGESTGGEHGRKLEYWPSSGRARQYALTGVEAQRAIQLDQRPMPVPKPVESSIEFF; encoded by the coding sequence ATGACGACCGCAGCTGCCGCCGGAAGGCGCGTGCACGTCATCCAGGGCGAGTTCAAGGTCGTCAACGATCCGGATATCGTTCTTTCGACCATTCTCGGCTCCTGCGTGGCCGCCTGCCTGCGCGATCCCGTGATCGGTGTCGGCGGCATGAATCATTTCCTGTTGCCCGGCTCCGCGACAACCGGCGGCGATGCCACGCGCTATGGCGTGCACCTGATGGAACTGCTGATCAACGGTCTGCTGAAGCAGGGAGCGCGCCGCGACCGATTGGAAGCCAAGATCTTCGGCGGCGCCAAGACGATCGCAAGGTTCTCGAATGTCGGTGAGCAGAATGCCGCCTTTGCGCGGCAGTTTCTTCTGGACGAAGGCATCCGCATCGTCGGTGAGAGCACGGGCGGGGAGCACGGCCGCAAGCTGGAATATTGGCCGTCCTCGGGTCGTGCCCGCCAATATGCCTTGACAGGCGTCGAGGCCCAGCGGGCAATCCAGTTGGATCAGCGGCCCATGCCCGTGCCGAAACCGGTGGAAAGCTCGATCGAATTTTTCTGA
- a CDS encoding DUF1217 domain-containing protein: MTTTYTSYKLITADLTKSLERVSEQPDVARETEYYLSKIGSIKTIDDFFADSRLYNYAMKAHGLEDMAYAKAFMRKVLSGGIDSDDAFANKLTDGRYKALVESLNFARNGEAATSFDRAQKGVADKYARQTLEQNAGEENAGVRLALYFSRMAPTITSGYAIIADEALAQVVRTALQLPEEFAATDVDRQAEAYEAAIDLKDFQDPEKLAAFLDRFTALWEVNNSTDSYDPLAVFGSSSGYGISSDLLLSINSLKLGGR, translated from the coding sequence GTGACCACGACCTATACGAGCTACAAGCTGATCACCGCCGATCTGACGAAGTCGCTGGAGCGCGTTTCCGAACAGCCGGACGTCGCGCGCGAGACGGAATACTACTTGTCGAAGATCGGCAGCATCAAAACCATCGACGATTTCTTCGCCGACAGCCGGCTCTACAACTACGCGATGAAGGCGCACGGCCTCGAAGATATGGCCTATGCGAAGGCCTTCATGCGCAAGGTGCTTTCCGGGGGCATCGACAGCGACGACGCCTTCGCCAACAAGCTGACGGACGGTCGTTACAAGGCGCTGGTCGAATCGCTCAATTTCGCCCGCAACGGCGAGGCGGCGACCTCATTCGACCGCGCGCAAAAAGGTGTTGCCGACAAATATGCGCGCCAGACGCTGGAACAGAATGCCGGCGAGGAAAATGCCGGCGTGCGGCTGGCGCTCTATTTCTCGCGCATGGCGCCGACGATCACCAGCGGCTACGCCATCATCGCCGACGAGGCGCTGGCACAGGTCGTGCGGACTGCTCTGCAACTGCCGGAGGAGTTCGCGGCGACCGACGTCGACCGCCAGGCCGAGGCCTATGAGGCGGCGATCGACCTCAAGGACTTCCAGGATCCCGAGAAGCTGGCGGCGTTTCTCGATCGCTTTACCGCCCTTTGGGAAGTCAACAACTCCACGGACAGCTACGATCCGCTTGCGGTTTTCGGTTCATCGAGCGGCTACGGCATCTCCTCCGATCTGCTCCTGTCCATTAACAGCCTGAAACTCGGGGGACGCTGA
- the cheT gene encoding chemotaxis protein CheT, whose protein sequence is MQIDYQSHTPHAEESLPGVLMRIVTELHDVAYLIERIEPQLYGDRGLAAADESEQMMVLQGIDLAVQKTRGLAEFIDTITASIPDTWLVDVTTAVNLIKLADMKKALSNGMLRHGHSQPLNKASGDFEAF, encoded by the coding sequence ATGCAGATCGACTATCAGAGCCATACGCCTCACGCCGAAGAATCCTTGCCCGGTGTTTTGATGCGCATCGTCACCGAGCTCCATGACGTCGCCTATCTCATCGAGCGCATCGAGCCGCAGCTCTACGGCGATCGCGGCTTGGCCGCAGCGGATGAGTCCGAACAGATGATGGTGCTCCAGGGCATCGATCTCGCCGTCCAGAAGACGCGCGGTCTGGCCGAGTTTATCGACACGATCACGGCATCCATCCCCGACACCTGGCTCGTCGACGTTACGACTGCGGTCAACCTAATCAAGCTTGCCGATATGAAGAAGGCGTTGAGTAATGGCATGCTGCGCCATGGCCATTCTCAGCCGTTGAACAAAGCCTCCGGCGACTTCGAGGCATTCTGA
- the motA gene encoding flagellar motor stator protein MotA: MNIIIGLLVTFGCILGGYLAMGGHLEVLNQPFELMIIGGAGIGGFIMANSMKVVKDTGKALGEAFRHKVPKERHYLDTLGVLYSLMRDLRTKSRNEIESHIDNPEESSIFQSAPTVLQNKELTAFICDYVRLIIIGNARSHEIEALMDEEIQTITHDKMKCYHSLTIMGDALPAIGIVAAVLGVIKAMGAINEAPEVLGAKIAAALVGTLLGVFLSYSVVGPLVANIKAVREKQNRLYVIVKQTLLAYMNGSVPQVALEYGRKTISAYERPSIDAVEQEMMNPGGGSESKAA, from the coding sequence ATGAACATCATCATCGGGCTTCTTGTGACCTTCGGCTGTATCCTCGGCGGATATCTCGCGATGGGTGGCCACCTGGAGGTGCTGAACCAGCCTTTCGAGTTGATGATCATCGGCGGTGCAGGCATCGGCGGCTTCATCATGGCCAACTCGATGAAGGTCGTGAAGGACACCGGCAAGGCGCTCGGCGAAGCCTTCAGGCATAAGGTGCCGAAAGAGCGCCACTACCTTGATACGCTCGGCGTCCTCTACAGCCTGATGCGCGATCTCAGGACCAAATCCCGCAACGAGATCGAGAGCCACATCGACAACCCGGAAGAATCCTCGATCTTCCAGTCAGCGCCCACCGTCCTGCAGAACAAGGAACTGACCGCCTTCATCTGCGACTATGTGCGGCTGATCATCATCGGCAACGCCCGCTCACATGAGATTGAGGCGCTGATGGACGAGGAAATCCAGACAATCACCCATGACAAGATGAAATGTTATCACTCGCTGACGATCATGGGCGATGCGCTGCCGGCGATCGGTATCGTCGCAGCGGTTCTCGGCGTCATAAAGGCGATGGGTGCCATCAACGAGGCCCCGGAAGTGCTTGGGGCCAAGATTGCCGCCGCACTCGTCGGAACGCTGCTTGGCGTCTTCCTCTCCTATTCGGTCGTCGGCCCGCTCGTCGCCAACATCAAGGCCGTGCGCGAGAAGCAGAACCGCCTCTACGTCATCGTCAAGCAGACGCTGCTTGCCTACATGAACGGCTCGGTTCCGCAGGTCGCGCTCGAATATGGCCGCAAGACGATCTCCGCCTATGAGCGGCCGTCCATCGACGCCGTCGAGCAGGAGATGATGAACCCGGGCGGCGGCAGCGAAAGCAAGGCGGCATAA
- a CDS encoding response regulator, with product MSIAEKIKVLIVDDQVTSRLLLGDALQQLGFKQITAAGDGEQGMKIMAQNPHHLVISDFNMPKMDGLGLLQAVRSNPTTKKAAFIILTAQGDRALVQKAAALGANNVLAKPFTIEKMKAAIEAVFGALK from the coding sequence ATGTCCATCGCCGAAAAAATAAAAGTTCTGATCGTCGACGATCAGGTCACGAGCCGCCTGCTCTTGGGCGATGCCCTGCAGCAGCTCGGCTTCAAGCAGATCACCGCAGCGGGCGACGGGGAGCAGGGCATGAAGATCATGGCCCAGAACCCGCACCATCTGGTTATCTCGGATTTCAACATGCCGAAGATGGATGGTCTGGGGCTGCTTCAGGCCGTTCGGTCGAACCCGACGACGAAGAAGGCGGCCTTCATCATCCTGACCGCGCAGGGCGATCGCGCGCTGGTGCAGAAGGCAGCCGCCCTCGGCGCCAACAATGTTCTCGCCAAGCCGTTCACGATCGAAAAGATGAAGGCTGCAATCGAGGCTGTGTTCGGGGCGCTGAAATGA
- the fliF gene encoding flagellar basal-body MS-ring/collar protein FliF produces MNLFDQFSTFTKNLGSLGQSKLIALAVAGIVAVGFVLAAGIYVNRPSYETLYVGLERSDVTQISIALAEANIDFDVGSDGGSIQVPVGMTGKARLLLAERGLPSSANAGYELFDNVGSLGLTSFMQEVTRVRALEGEIARTIQQISGIAAARVHIVMPERGSFRKADQTPTASVMIRASATVGRNAAASIRHLVASSVPGLDVDDVTILDSTGQLLASGDDPANSALNQSLGVVQNVQTDLEKKIDNALAPFLGMDNFRTSVTATLNTDAQQIQETVFDPESRVERSTRVTKEEQKSSQQQPDNAATVQQNVPQAAPRGGAGPQSSDEAAKKEEQTNYEINSKTIATVKSSYSIERLSIAVVVNRGRLAAMVGEPADQAKIDAYLQEMQKIVSSAAGVDANRGDVVTLNAMDFVETQLLDQPVAGPGVMEMLTRNLGGIINSLAFVAVAFLVVWMGMRPLARQMGFGGKAGQLEGEAAGLELPDFSPVGAGAGGALMEGFGADFGFDSTDDLLNLGEEGNFNRRVKEGPERRLARMVEISEERAAKILRKWALDRAA; encoded by the coding sequence ATGAATCTGTTCGATCAATTCTCGACGTTCACGAAAAACCTCGGCAGTCTGGGGCAAAGCAAACTGATCGCGCTCGCCGTGGCCGGTATCGTTGCGGTCGGCTTCGTCCTTGCAGCGGGCATCTACGTCAACAGACCTTCCTATGAAACGCTCTATGTCGGCCTTGAGCGCAGCGATGTGACCCAGATCAGCATTGCGCTTGCCGAGGCGAACATCGATTTCGATGTCGGGTCGGATGGCGGTAGCATCCAGGTTCCGGTCGGCATGACCGGCAAGGCCCGCCTGTTGCTTGCCGAACGGGGTCTGCCCAGCAGCGCCAATGCCGGTTACGAACTCTTCGACAATGTCGGATCGCTGGGTCTCACCTCCTTCATGCAGGAAGTGACGCGCGTTCGTGCGCTTGAGGGCGAAATTGCCCGCACCATCCAGCAAATTTCCGGCATCGCCGCCGCACGCGTGCACATCGTGATGCCGGAGCGCGGGAGCTTCCGCAAGGCCGACCAGACGCCGACGGCGTCTGTCATGATTCGCGCGAGCGCAACGGTTGGCCGCAATGCCGCCGCCTCGATCCGTCATCTCGTCGCATCCTCCGTGCCGGGGCTCGATGTCGACGACGTCACCATCCTCGACTCGACCGGACAGCTTCTCGCCTCCGGCGACGATCCGGCAAACAGCGCGCTCAACCAGTCGCTCGGCGTCGTCCAGAATGTCCAGACTGACCTCGAAAAGAAGATTGACAATGCGCTCGCGCCATTCCTCGGCATGGACAATTTCCGCACAAGCGTAACGGCGACGCTCAACACCGATGCGCAGCAGATCCAGGAAACCGTCTTTGACCCCGAGTCGCGTGTCGAGCGCTCGACCCGCGTGACCAAGGAAGAGCAGAAGTCCAGCCAGCAGCAGCCGGACAATGCCGCAACCGTGCAGCAGAACGTGCCCCAGGCCGCACCGCGCGGTGGCGCCGGTCCCCAGTCCAGTGACGAGGCGGCAAAGAAGGAAGAGCAAACCAACTACGAGATCAACAGCAAGACGATCGCCACCGTAAAGAGCAGCTATTCGATCGAGCGGCTGTCGATCGCCGTTGTCGTCAATCGCGGCCGCCTCGCGGCAATGGTGGGGGAACCGGCAGACCAGGCGAAGATCGACGCCTATCTCCAGGAAATGCAGAAGATCGTCTCCTCGGCCGCTGGCGTCGACGCAAACCGCGGCGACGTCGTCACGCTGAACGCGATGGATTTCGTCGAGACGCAATTGCTGGACCAGCCGGTTGCGGGCCCGGGCGTCATGGAAATGCTGACGCGCAATCTCGGCGGCATCATCAACTCGCTTGCCTTCGTTGCGGTCGCCTTCCTGGTTGTCTGGATGGGCATGCGGCCGCTCGCCCGCCAGATGGGTTTCGGCGGCAAGGCAGGCCAACTCGAAGGCGAGGCGGCCGGTCTCGAACTGCCCGACTTCTCGCCGGTCGGTGCCGGTGCCGGGGGTGCGCTCATGGAAGGCTTCGGCGCGGACTTCGGCTTCGACAGCACCGACGACCTGCTCAACCTCGGCGAGGAGGGCAACTTCAACCGCCGGGTCAAGGAGGGACCGGAACGGCGGCTTGCCCGCATGGTGGAAATCAGCGAGGAACGCGCAGCGAAGATCCTGCGCAAATGGGCCCTCGACCGCGCCGCCTGA
- a CDS encoding FliM/FliN family flagellar motor switch protein, whose amino-acid sequence MNPSMASNVYAFDKRLLARMIGALGDDKVIGRTALELGQVFGELLPGIYKAETGHDIAIGYAGFKTGFRNELIAGLGDGVLLTDASLRNWCQDFQIGCDSPVLITLVEALLGAEPTSIGEPQPRSMSQIEIDVAVPIFEKIADVLRQAVNAPGGFEVVVSRPYNSETRPKPDPAMEDVYAASIDMTIGLGPVLSTFSVVVPQSVLLKTQIVPPKGAGQGQKTKTEWTEQLEEQVRRSAVTLEARIRLESLTLDTISRLQPGDVIPFHDGQDVRVEVNANGRELYVCEFGRSGAKYTVRVKDTHGSEQDILRHIMS is encoded by the coding sequence ATGAACCCGAGCATGGCATCCAACGTCTACGCATTCGACAAGAGGCTGCTTGCGCGCATGATCGGCGCGCTCGGCGACGACAAGGTGATCGGCCGAACCGCACTCGAACTCGGCCAGGTTTTCGGCGAACTGCTTCCGGGCATATACAAGGCCGAGACTGGTCACGACATTGCGATCGGCTATGCCGGTTTCAAGACCGGTTTCAGGAACGAGCTCATTGCGGGCCTTGGAGACGGTGTTCTGCTCACAGACGCTTCGCTGCGCAACTGGTGCCAGGATTTTCAGATCGGTTGTGACAGTCCCGTTCTCATCACCCTCGTCGAGGCTCTGCTCGGCGCCGAGCCCACGAGCATCGGGGAACCGCAGCCCCGGTCGATGTCGCAGATTGAGATCGACGTCGCGGTGCCGATCTTCGAAAAGATCGCCGATGTGCTGCGCCAAGCGGTGAACGCGCCGGGTGGATTCGAGGTCGTCGTCAGCCGTCCATACAACAGCGAAACGCGCCCCAAACCCGATCCCGCGATGGAGGACGTTTACGCGGCCTCCATCGACATGACGATCGGCCTCGGGCCGGTGCTCTCGACCTTTTCGGTCGTCGTTCCCCAGAGCGTTCTCCTGAAGACGCAGATCGTCCCGCCCAAAGGCGCCGGCCAGGGTCAAAAAACAAAGACGGAATGGACCGAACAGCTCGAGGAGCAGGTTCGCCGCTCCGCCGTGACGCTCGAGGCACGCATCCGGTTGGAAAGCCTGACGCTCGACACGATCAGTCGCCTGCAGCCAGGAGACGTGATCCCGTTTCATGACGGTCAGGACGTTCGCGTGGAGGTAAACGCCAATGGGCGCGAGCTCTATGTCTGCGAGTTCGGGCGGTCCGGCGCGAAATACACGGTCCGGGTCAAGGATACGCACGGCTCCGAGCAGGACATTCTTCGCCACATCATGAGTTAA
- the fliG gene encoding flagellar motor switch protein FliG produces MMDFESFGAQTPAAPLSQTDKAAAVLLAMGKSVAGKLLKFFTQSELQAIIAAAQSLRAIPPHELESLVNEFEDLFTEGAGLMDNARAIESILEEGLTPDEVDGLLGRRATFQSYEANIWDRLQECDPVLVAQSLAKEHPQTIAYVLSMMPSSFGAKVLLQLSETQRPDILNRAVNIKNVSPKAAAIIEARVMEMIDEMEAERNSPGPAKIAEVMNELEKGQVDTLLASLETINTDSAKKVRPKIFLFDDILFMPQRSRVQLFNDVSTDIITMALRGSAPELRESVLASIGARQRRMIESDLAVGDAGINPRDIAIARRSITQEAIRLAASGQLELKDKEAEAA; encoded by the coding sequence ATGATGGATTTCGAAAGTTTCGGGGCACAGACGCCGGCAGCTCCGCTGAGTCAGACAGACAAAGCGGCGGCCGTATTGCTTGCGATGGGCAAGTCCGTAGCCGGGAAGCTCTTGAAGTTCTTCACCCAGAGCGAACTCCAGGCCATCATCGCCGCGGCGCAGTCACTGCGCGCCATCCCGCCTCACGAACTCGAATCGCTCGTCAACGAATTCGAGGATCTTTTCACCGAAGGCGCCGGCCTGATGGACAATGCCCGGGCGATCGAGAGCATCCTGGAGGAAGGGCTGACCCCGGACGAGGTCGATGGCCTGCTTGGCCGCCGCGCCACCTTCCAATCCTACGAAGCAAATATCTGGGATCGTCTGCAGGAGTGCGATCCGGTGCTCGTTGCCCAGTCGCTCGCCAAAGAACACCCGCAGACGATCGCTTATGTCCTGTCGATGATGCCTTCGAGCTTCGGCGCCAAAGTGCTGCTGCAGCTCTCGGAAACACAACGGCCGGACATCCTGAACCGCGCCGTCAACATCAAGAACGTCAGTCCGAAGGCGGCCGCCATCATCGAGGCGCGCGTGATGGAAATGATCGACGAGATGGAAGCCGAGCGCAACTCGCCCGGACCCGCCAAGATCGCCGAGGTCATGAACGAACTCGAAAAGGGACAGGTGGACACGCTGCTCGCCTCGCTCGAGACGATCAACACCGACTCGGCCAAGAAGGTCCGGCCGAAGATCTTCCTCTTCGACGACATTCTCTTCATGCCGCAGAGAAGCCGCGTGCAACTGTTCAACGACGTCTCCACCGACATCATCACGATGGCGCTTCGCGGCTCGGCGCCGGAACTGCGCGAATCGGTTCTCGCGTCGATCGGCGCCCGTCAGCGCCGTATGATCGAATCGGATCTGGCTGTCGGCGATGCAGGCATCAACCCGCGCGACATCGCGATCGCCAGACGGTCCATCACGCAGGAGGCAATCCGCCTCGCCGCCAGCGGACAGCTGGAGCTCAAGGACAAGGAAGCGGAGGCCGCCTGA